The following proteins are co-located in the Anas platyrhynchos isolate ZD024472 breed Pekin duck chromosome 1, IASCAAS_PekinDuck_T2T, whole genome shotgun sequence genome:
- the EXPH5 gene encoding exophilin-5 isoform X2 produces the protein MLKPPLEHQLRNSKKTNHKEFKMSSHTNPQAQKNTSASFLGFRSPFAWLFSFRKSRKNQTQKQPRYDSSASTAPKVEEMATAEMCNSLMSTDTAGHSFDVKQDEMMEKSTQEWNEQLEKEFFSVLSDLDDQLAQEQSQDLLDRPVSTSSASSVQYNRGAFPTSKRQTASRGQHRNDWSDMPSTFFPDGLRTIRARDEHKIFIRPRKLHSAYMNWQQTFQDDYKYGDPVDGNPHLLSSRLSTVSFGRSSEGSLYPPSVTQNSGFRHKSYMNRDTAGRSYSVCSLRRCPSSVSSEQLSASGLQHTLARESNNGFVPRFGRQNPKRIPLSSIVWNNAPDSPGQTSAQEKMFRTQSLMEFHATDHGRYPSSLQENKKYTCYHSKHQYRRSISSSNCFSRVSCPDRATSPLSFDNWENYPLYQSENNLSRSYHRDNSHSKLYANQKNSYGRRESYPWTDFPQYHSDDVFLSPDASFEVIMANLNDQQWTHTRNAKFSSQHLQNDFHMCSPENTNYKTITRSASRTFSEFTEGCQPWLSCNSSVSSAIIRSDESVLPNLKDQTKPIGLKRNSVIVTQRSTKADFTQLENVEGMKLPDEVDVQDMPLRSVSQQADTSYINAQSFPSNNSAFAMLQGDASLINSLRSKRQTQASARTDTAKMDASNGDKRNVQMKENDRPLNSVFSQHPCLLPADESRREPFLPSQKERKHNLHYVRQREGIKQDNRCAEAVNQAPPKGFSSLLNVASAPSTEKLSNCRGTSWPPECSSSSSPSFPQALSHKDNSKCLGTLTNSSASCTVTESHAGGGKTAQVSRIGVTKKISQQTPQSTSTLVTKDYSGQFNASSPQHRSSGSIYTHGDPETSEHSLNYFCLEKESGKIRNDSFGTENLHKQDSLLRHTSSCSITGSPSRSSFKSSDPLVIYYTLPRKSASIAGSIMSDTPISFPRENRRSMYDCLRSEIPSGADAFCSSQRDVSCLESKRSFLTSAPLNAATSNRDRDYPSPLTRSPNDSVSGSTSVELSDRCRHLSRRESSVFSDCKEGGNGLQKYKTTSTFTVCVDEDHVKYHELVSIYYTLPRRHSKTFCNLFRDNAEDADLPLSDDNSQTPRIRSKKNEGHVSLANVFFPSTLETEVPYYSSDQVSSALVTPQNLETAVNSEEENSHFPPGSERVCTAKSVSTVNNRKGSSADLSVTGSILPDVVTKDISFSGPQPIAIAANSGKTLSDTSNNQSTKTRLKEKEDISPTAAPQTSTLSTPPKPDRLLDNSFYSTSTNKNGVQKGSSANCYQPATVSTNKNQKSLLLHRREKSSRGRISNTERADGPLPPREDAERDSTKVKQGINFLHQTTPLYNNKCSGLQLRADTSRSNANDLNSSSKMLSESQNKAFEVSTTSSADRSLQLDKTISTDKDELKNSKIKKEQNSESTQMGKDCSGLQESERPSEGSANINSKDKAVRAAQDQKLTQSAENESKLLSDCTRDKVKDIEKRKNRASIKNKLAAVCKTSRKFSSKNLPPKPHISNIFSQNDGNAMSLEASMSPDSLVSADCHQSSLQSENENQNQSPDPDRNTQIQKTAENSKSENVNDPSLLVNNLNWKSFASLYTQKEAISPKKTTMKVENRPNLSTLFPDKAVATRNKNSQTLDLGLENRSQPTSLSATTPDPVVGEKKRASSSACSPPLPLLTDKNSNTFVNNCLQTDICPKQNLTSQTALGEHQNTAQSNSLKNANLQSYLLCKNRAKNQRERHLSEGICAQDSHETFASGSNILPKDSIHGKRFKSSSELLSCDENENWASDDEKCYSTRNLMYPSVEFGIFGKEQQLAFLENIKRSLTEGRLWRPCLLNNPGALRDGETPSINRATLFSSSSAGSKISSAASSPRELTDIYQEDPASYSDSDSDTTTDDEYYLDEIDKESEL, from the exons tgtaaaacaagatgaaatgatggaaaaaagcaCACAGGAGTGGAATGAACAGCTAGAGAAGGAGTTTTTCAGTG TTCTAAGTGATCTGGATGACCAGCTGGCCCAGGAACAATCCCAAGATCTGCTGGACAGGCCGGTTTCTACCAGCAGTGCTTCAAGTGTGCAATACAACAGAGGTGCCTTCCCTACTTCAAAGAGACAGACTGCTAGTAGAGGGCAACACAGAAATGACTGGAGTGACATGCCTAGCACGTTTTTCCCAGATGGACTGAGAACAATAAGAGCCAGAGATGAACACAAGATTTTCATTAGACCAAGGAAACTGCACAGTGCGTATATGAACTGGCAACAAACCTTTCAAGATGATTATAAATACGGTGATCCAGTCGATGGCAATCCTCATCTGCTAAGCAGCAGGCTGTCTACTGTCTCTTTTGGGCGGTCTTCAGAAGGTAGCTTATATCCTCCTTCCGTAACGCAGAACAGTGGATTTAGGCACAAGAGTTACATGAACAGGGATACAGCTGGCAGGAGTTACTCTGTGTGTTCCCTTCGGAGATGCCCGTCATCGGTGTCTTCTGAACAGCTCTCAGCATCTGGTTTACAACATACGTTGGCAAGGGAGAGCAACAATGGTTTTGTCCCAAGGTTTGGTCGACAAAACCCAAAGAGAATTCCTTTGTCTTCTATCGTATGGAACAATGCACCAGACTCTCCTGGACAAACATCGgctcaagaaaaaatgtttagaacCCAATCACTGATGGAGTTTCATGCCACAGACCACGGTAGATATCCTAGCTCTttgcaagaaaacaagaaatacaCATGTTACCACTCAAAGCACCAGTACAGAAGATCTATTTCAAGCAGTAATTGCTTTAGTAGAGTTAGTTGCCCTGACAGAGCTACTTCTCCATTGTCCTTTGATAACTGGGAAAATTATCCATTATACCAATCAGAAAATAATCTCTCCAGGTCATACCATAGAGATAATTCTCACAGCAAGTTGTATGCAAACCAAAAAAATTCTTACGGAAGGAGAGAGAGTTATCCTTGGACTGATTTTCCTCAATACCACAGTGATGATGTGTTTCTTTCTCCTGATGCCAGCTTTGAAGTGATTATGGCTAATTTAAATGACCAGCAATGGACTCATACAAGGAATGCCAAGTTTTCTTCACAGCACCTGCAGAATGATTTTCACATGTGTTCTCcagaaaatacaaattacaaaacaataacaagaaGTGCAAGCAGAACTTTTTCAGAATTCACTGAGGGCTGTCAGCCTTGGCTAAGTTGTAACTCTTCGGTTTCTTCAGCTATTATCAGAAGTGATGAATCAGTCTTACCTAATCTGAAGGACCAAACAAAACCTATAGGACTGAAAAGGAATTCAGTCATTGTTACCCAAAGAAGCACTAAGGCAGACTTCACACAACTAGAAAATGTTGAAGGTATGAAACTGCCAGATGAAGTGGATGTTCAAGACATGCCATTACGGTCTGTTTCTCAACAAGCAGATACAAGCTACATCAACGCCCAGAGTTTTCCCTCAAATAACTCTGCATTTGCCATGTTGCAGGGTGATGCATCTCTCATTAACTCACTGAGATCAAAGAGACAAACCCAAGCCAGTGCCAGAACAGATACTGCAAAAATGGATGCATCAAACGGCGATAAAAGAAATGtacaaatgaaggaaaatgatCGCCCACTCAACAGCGTATTCAGTCAGCATCCCTGTCTTCTGCCAGCTGATGAGAGCAGAAGGGAACCTTTTCTTCCAAGTCAGAAGGAACGGAAACATAATCTGCATTATGTGAGACAAAGAGAAGGCATCAAGCAGGATAACCGGTGTGCAGAAGCAGTTAACCAAGCTCCTCCAAAGGGATTTTCCTCACTGCTGAATGTTGCTTCTGCTCCATCCACCGAAAAATTATCAAACTGTCGAGGCACGTCCTGGCCTCCTGAGTGTTCATCTAGTTCCTCACCAAGCTTTCCACAAGCACTTTCTCATAAAGACAATTCTAAATGTTTAGGAACGCTAACTAACTCTTCAGCAAGTTGCACAGTTACTGAATCTCATGCAGGAGGTGGAAAAACAGCTCAAGTGAGCAGAATTGGTGTTACCAAGAAGATTTCACAGCAAACACCACAAAGTACAAGCACTTTAGTTACTAAGGACTATAGTGGACAATTCAATGCTAGTTCTCCACAACACAGAAGTTCTGGAagtatttatacacatggaGACCCTGAGACCTCTGAACatagtttaaattatttttgccttgaaaaagaaagtgGGAAAATAAGGAATGATTCATTTGGAACTGAAAATCTTCACAAGCAAGACAGCTTACTGAGACATACCAGTAGCTGCAGCATTACTGGCTCCCCTAGCAGAAGCAGCTTTAAGTCTTCTGATCCACTTGTTATTTATTACACTTTACCTAGAAAATCAGCCAGCATTGCTGGTAGTATTATGTCAGATACACCCATCTCTTTCCCTAGAGAAAATAGAAGAAGTATGTATGATTGCTTAAGGTCTGAAATCCCAAGTGGAGCTGATGCCTTTTGTTCTAGTCAAAGAGATGTGTCTTGTTTAGAATCAAAGCGCTCCTTTTTAACGTCAGCACCATTAAATGCTGCTACAAGTAACAGAGATAGAGATTACCCCAGTCCTTTAACCAGAAGTCCTAATGATTCAGTAAGTGGCAGCACGTCAGTTGAACTGAGTGATAGATGTAGACATCTAAGCAGAAGAGAATCCTCTGTGTTTTCGGACTGTAAGGAAGGGGGAAACGGTTTGCAGAAATATAAAACTACAAGCACGTTTACAGTTTGTGTTGATGAAGATCATGTCAAGTATCATGAGCTAGTTTCAATTTATTACACTTTGCCACGGAGgcattcaaaaacattttgtaaCCTCTTCAGGGATAATGCAGAGGATGCAGATTTACCTCTTTCTGATGACAATTCTCAGACACCGAGAATACGAAGCAAGAAGAATGAAGGTCACGTGAGTTtagcaaatgtttttttccccagtactTTAGAAACAGAGGTGCCTTACTATTCTTCTGACCAAGTATCTTCAGCTCTGGTCACGCCTCAGAACTTAGAAACTGCTGTTAACAGTGAAGAAGAGAATTCGCACTTCCCTCCTGGCTCTGAGAGGGTATGTACTGCGAAGTCAGTGAGTACGGTCAATAACAGGAAGGGTAGTTCAGCAGACCTTTCAGTAACAGGCAGCATCCTTCCTGATGTGGTGACAAAAGACATTTCTTTCAGTGGTCCACAACCCATTGCAATAGCGGCTAACTCAGGTAAGACCCTTTCTGATACTTCAAACAACCAAAGTACGAAAACACGtctgaaagaaaaggaggacaTTTCTCCAACAGCTGCACCACAAACGTCCACTTTATCAACCCCTCCCAAGCCAGACAGACTTTTAGACAACTCTTTTTATTCTACTTCAACAAATAAGAATGGTGTACAGAAGGGAAGCTCTGCAAACTGCTATCAGCCTGCTACTGTAAgtacaaataaaaatcagaagagtTTACTCCTCCACAGGAGGGAGAAGAGTTCTCGTGGAAGGATCAGTAACACGGAGCGTGCTGATGGGCCACTGCCTCCCAGGGAGGACGCAGAAAGGGACAGTACCAAAGTCAAACAGGGAATAAATTTCCTCCACCAAACCACCCCTCTGTATAATAACAAATGCAGTGGACTGCAGTTAAGAGCTGATACCTCAAGAAGTAATGCAAATGATTTAAACTCTTCTAGCAAAATGCTGTCAGAGTCTCAGAACAAAGCATTTGAGGTAAGCACAACTTCCAGTGCTGATCGATCACTTCAGCTAGACAAAACGATCAGCACAGATAAAGATGAGTTAAAGaactcaaaaattaaaaaagaacaaaactcaGAGAGTACTCAGATGGGTAAAGACTGTAGTGGTTTGCAGGAATCAGAAAGGCCCAGTGAGGGTAGCGCGAACATTAACAGTAAAGATAAAGCCGTCAGGGCTGCACAAGACCAAAAATTAACACAGAGTGCAGAAAACGAGAGCAAGCTTCTCTCTGACTGCACAAGAGACAAAGTCAAAGAtatagaaaaaaggaaaaacagagcctccattaaaaataaactggcaGCTGTTTGCAAAACCAGCCGAAAATTTTCAAGTAAAAATTTACCCCCCAAACCACACATaagtaatattttttcacagaatgATGGGAATGCCATGTCTTTAGAGGCCAGCATGTCCCCTGACTCACTGGTTTCAGCAGATTGCCATCAGTCATCTCTGCAGTCTGAGAATGAAAATCAGAATCAGAGTCCAGACCCTGACAGGAatacacaaatacagaaaacagctgAGAATAGTAAGAGTGAAAATGTGAATGATCCTTCTTTGCTAGTTAACAACTTAAATTGGAAGTCTTTTGCAAGCTTATACACCCAGAAGGAAGCCATCAGTCCCAAAAAGACTACAATGAAAGTAGAAAATAGGCCAAATCTTTCAACCCTATTTCCAGATAAAGCGGTAGCCACAAGAAATAAGAATTCCCAAACGCTTGATTTGGGGTTAGAAAACAGAAGCCAGCCCACCTCACTCAGTGCTACTACACCAGACCCAGTGGTTGGTGAGAAAAAAAGAGCTAGCAGCAGTGCTTGCAGTCCTCCCCTGCCACTCTTAACTGACAAAAACTCAAACACATTTGTAAATAATTGCTTGCAGACGGACATATGTCCAAAGCAAAATCTGACTTCTCAGACTGCGCTTGGCGAGCATCAAAACACCGCCCAGTCCAATAGCTTAAAAAACGCCAACTTGCAGAGCTATCTGTTGTGCAAGAATCGAGCAAAAAATCAACGAGAGCGTCACCTTTCTGAGGGTATTTGTGCTCAAGATTCCCATGAGACCTTTGCCTCTGGAAGCAATATTCTGCCAAAGGACAGCATACATGGGAAGAGGTTTAAATCTTCCTCAGAGCTGTTGTCTTGTGATGAAAATGAGAACTGGGCATCAGACGATGAGAAATGCTACAGCACTAGGAATTTGATGTATCCTTCCGTTGAATTTGGTATATTTGGCAAAGAACAGCAGCTGGCCTTCCTGGAAAACATCAAGAGGTCCCTCACAGAAGGGCGATTATGGAGACCTTGTCTTCTTAACAACCCTGGTGCTCTCCGAGATGGGGAGACCCCTTCCATAAACAGGGCTACGCTTTTCAGCTCGAGTTCTGCTGGGAGCAAAATATCATCAGCTGCCTCATCCCCCCGAGAGCTGACGGACATCTATCAGGAAGACCCAGCTTCTTACTCAGACTCGGACTCTGATACTACCACAGACGATGAATATTACCTAGACGAGATAGATAAGGAATCAGAGCTGTGA
- the EXPH5 gene encoding exophilin-5 isoform X3 translates to MLQNRICICGDTGDANKRYDSSASTAPKVEEMATAEMCNSLMSTDTAGHSFDVKQDEMMEKSTQEWNEQLEKEFFSVLSDLDDQLAQEQSQDLLDRPVSTSSASSVQYNRGAFPTSKRQTASRGQHRNDWSDMPSTFFPDGLRTIRARDEHKIFIRPRKLHSAYMNWQQTFQDDYKYGDPVDGNPHLLSSRLSTVSFGRSSEGSLYPPSVTQNSGFRHKSYMNRDTAGRSYSVCSLRRCPSSVSSEQLSASGLQHTLARESNNGFVPRFGRQNPKRIPLSSIVWNNAPDSPGQTSAQEKMFRTQSLMEFHATDHGRYPSSLQENKKYTCYHSKHQYRRSISSSNCFSRVSCPDRATSPLSFDNWENYPLYQSENNLSRSYHRDNSHSKLYANQKNSYGRRESYPWTDFPQYHSDDVFLSPDASFEVIMANLNDQQWTHTRNAKFSSQHLQNDFHMCSPENTNYKTITRSASRTFSEFTEGCQPWLSCNSSVSSAIIRSDESVLPNLKDQTKPIGLKRNSVIVTQRSTKADFTQLENVEGMKLPDEVDVQDMPLRSVSQQADTSYINAQSFPSNNSAFAMLQGDASLINSLRSKRQTQASARTDTAKMDASNGDKRNVQMKENDRPLNSVFSQHPCLLPADESRREPFLPSQKERKHNLHYVRQREGIKQDNRCAEAVNQAPPKGFSSLLNVASAPSTEKLSNCRGTSWPPECSSSSSPSFPQALSHKDNSKCLGTLTNSSASCTVTESHAGGGKTAQVSRIGVTKKISQQTPQSTSTLVTKDYSGQFNASSPQHRSSGSIYTHGDPETSEHSLNYFCLEKESGKIRNDSFGTENLHKQDSLLRHTSSCSITGSPSRSSFKSSDPLVIYYTLPRKSASIAGSIMSDTPISFPRENRRSMYDCLRSEIPSGADAFCSSQRDVSCLESKRSFLTSAPLNAATSNRDRDYPSPLTRSPNDSVSGSTSVELSDRCRHLSRRESSVFSDCKEGGNGLQKYKTTSTFTVCVDEDHVKYHELVSIYYTLPRRHSKTFCNLFRDNAEDADLPLSDDNSQTPRIRSKKNEGHVSLANVFFPSTLETEVPYYSSDQVSSALVTPQNLETAVNSEEENSHFPPGSERVCTAKSVSTVNNRKGSSADLSVTGSILPDVVTKDISFSGPQPIAIAANSGKTLSDTSNNQSTKTRLKEKEDISPTAAPQTSTLSTPPKPDRLLDNSFYSTSTNKNGVQKGSSANCYQPATVSTNKNQKSLLLHRREKSSRGRISNTERADGPLPPREDAERDSTKVKQGINFLHQTTPLYNNKCSGLQLRADTSRSNANDLNSSSKMLSESQNKAFEVSTTSSADRSLQLDKTISTDKDELKNSKIKKEQNSESTQMGKDCSGLQESERPSEGSANINSKDKAVRAAQDQKLTQSAENESKLLSDCTRDKVKDIEKRKNRASIKNKLAAVCKTSRKFSSKNLPPKPHISNIFSQNDGNAMSLEASMSPDSLVSADCHQSSLQSENENQNQSPDPDRNTQIQKTAENSKSENVNDPSLLVNNLNWKSFASLYTQKEAISPKKTTMKVENRPNLSTLFPDKAVATRNKNSQTLDLGLENRSQPTSLSATTPDPVVGEKKRASSSACSPPLPLLTDKNSNTFVNNCLQTDICPKQNLTSQTALGEHQNTAQSNSLKNANLQSYLLCKNRAKNQRERHLSEGICAQDSHETFASGSNILPKDSIHGKRFKSSSELLSCDENENWASDDEKCYSTRNLMYPSVEFGIFGKEQQLAFLENIKRSLTEGRLWRPCLLNNPGALRDGETPSINRATLFSSSSAGSKISSAASSPRELTDIYQEDPASYSDSDSDTTTDDEYYLDEIDKESEL, encoded by the exons tgtaaaacaagatgaaatgatggaaaaaagcaCACAGGAGTGGAATGAACAGCTAGAGAAGGAGTTTTTCAGTG TTCTAAGTGATCTGGATGACCAGCTGGCCCAGGAACAATCCCAAGATCTGCTGGACAGGCCGGTTTCTACCAGCAGTGCTTCAAGTGTGCAATACAACAGAGGTGCCTTCCCTACTTCAAAGAGACAGACTGCTAGTAGAGGGCAACACAGAAATGACTGGAGTGACATGCCTAGCACGTTTTTCCCAGATGGACTGAGAACAATAAGAGCCAGAGATGAACACAAGATTTTCATTAGACCAAGGAAACTGCACAGTGCGTATATGAACTGGCAACAAACCTTTCAAGATGATTATAAATACGGTGATCCAGTCGATGGCAATCCTCATCTGCTAAGCAGCAGGCTGTCTACTGTCTCTTTTGGGCGGTCTTCAGAAGGTAGCTTATATCCTCCTTCCGTAACGCAGAACAGTGGATTTAGGCACAAGAGTTACATGAACAGGGATACAGCTGGCAGGAGTTACTCTGTGTGTTCCCTTCGGAGATGCCCGTCATCGGTGTCTTCTGAACAGCTCTCAGCATCTGGTTTACAACATACGTTGGCAAGGGAGAGCAACAATGGTTTTGTCCCAAGGTTTGGTCGACAAAACCCAAAGAGAATTCCTTTGTCTTCTATCGTATGGAACAATGCACCAGACTCTCCTGGACAAACATCGgctcaagaaaaaatgtttagaacCCAATCACTGATGGAGTTTCATGCCACAGACCACGGTAGATATCCTAGCTCTttgcaagaaaacaagaaatacaCATGTTACCACTCAAAGCACCAGTACAGAAGATCTATTTCAAGCAGTAATTGCTTTAGTAGAGTTAGTTGCCCTGACAGAGCTACTTCTCCATTGTCCTTTGATAACTGGGAAAATTATCCATTATACCAATCAGAAAATAATCTCTCCAGGTCATACCATAGAGATAATTCTCACAGCAAGTTGTATGCAAACCAAAAAAATTCTTACGGAAGGAGAGAGAGTTATCCTTGGACTGATTTTCCTCAATACCACAGTGATGATGTGTTTCTTTCTCCTGATGCCAGCTTTGAAGTGATTATGGCTAATTTAAATGACCAGCAATGGACTCATACAAGGAATGCCAAGTTTTCTTCACAGCACCTGCAGAATGATTTTCACATGTGTTCTCcagaaaatacaaattacaaaacaataacaagaaGTGCAAGCAGAACTTTTTCAGAATTCACTGAGGGCTGTCAGCCTTGGCTAAGTTGTAACTCTTCGGTTTCTTCAGCTATTATCAGAAGTGATGAATCAGTCTTACCTAATCTGAAGGACCAAACAAAACCTATAGGACTGAAAAGGAATTCAGTCATTGTTACCCAAAGAAGCACTAAGGCAGACTTCACACAACTAGAAAATGTTGAAGGTATGAAACTGCCAGATGAAGTGGATGTTCAAGACATGCCATTACGGTCTGTTTCTCAACAAGCAGATACAAGCTACATCAACGCCCAGAGTTTTCCCTCAAATAACTCTGCATTTGCCATGTTGCAGGGTGATGCATCTCTCATTAACTCACTGAGATCAAAGAGACAAACCCAAGCCAGTGCCAGAACAGATACTGCAAAAATGGATGCATCAAACGGCGATAAAAGAAATGtacaaatgaaggaaaatgatCGCCCACTCAACAGCGTATTCAGTCAGCATCCCTGTCTTCTGCCAGCTGATGAGAGCAGAAGGGAACCTTTTCTTCCAAGTCAGAAGGAACGGAAACATAATCTGCATTATGTGAGACAAAGAGAAGGCATCAAGCAGGATAACCGGTGTGCAGAAGCAGTTAACCAAGCTCCTCCAAAGGGATTTTCCTCACTGCTGAATGTTGCTTCTGCTCCATCCACCGAAAAATTATCAAACTGTCGAGGCACGTCCTGGCCTCCTGAGTGTTCATCTAGTTCCTCACCAAGCTTTCCACAAGCACTTTCTCATAAAGACAATTCTAAATGTTTAGGAACGCTAACTAACTCTTCAGCAAGTTGCACAGTTACTGAATCTCATGCAGGAGGTGGAAAAACAGCTCAAGTGAGCAGAATTGGTGTTACCAAGAAGATTTCACAGCAAACACCACAAAGTACAAGCACTTTAGTTACTAAGGACTATAGTGGACAATTCAATGCTAGTTCTCCACAACACAGAAGTTCTGGAagtatttatacacatggaGACCCTGAGACCTCTGAACatagtttaaattatttttgccttgaaaaagaaagtgGGAAAATAAGGAATGATTCATTTGGAACTGAAAATCTTCACAAGCAAGACAGCTTACTGAGACATACCAGTAGCTGCAGCATTACTGGCTCCCCTAGCAGAAGCAGCTTTAAGTCTTCTGATCCACTTGTTATTTATTACACTTTACCTAGAAAATCAGCCAGCATTGCTGGTAGTATTATGTCAGATACACCCATCTCTTTCCCTAGAGAAAATAGAAGAAGTATGTATGATTGCTTAAGGTCTGAAATCCCAAGTGGAGCTGATGCCTTTTGTTCTAGTCAAAGAGATGTGTCTTGTTTAGAATCAAAGCGCTCCTTTTTAACGTCAGCACCATTAAATGCTGCTACAAGTAACAGAGATAGAGATTACCCCAGTCCTTTAACCAGAAGTCCTAATGATTCAGTAAGTGGCAGCACGTCAGTTGAACTGAGTGATAGATGTAGACATCTAAGCAGAAGAGAATCCTCTGTGTTTTCGGACTGTAAGGAAGGGGGAAACGGTTTGCAGAAATATAAAACTACAAGCACGTTTACAGTTTGTGTTGATGAAGATCATGTCAAGTATCATGAGCTAGTTTCAATTTATTACACTTTGCCACGGAGgcattcaaaaacattttgtaaCCTCTTCAGGGATAATGCAGAGGATGCAGATTTACCTCTTTCTGATGACAATTCTCAGACACCGAGAATACGAAGCAAGAAGAATGAAGGTCACGTGAGTTtagcaaatgtttttttccccagtactTTAGAAACAGAGGTGCCTTACTATTCTTCTGACCAAGTATCTTCAGCTCTGGTCACGCCTCAGAACTTAGAAACTGCTGTTAACAGTGAAGAAGAGAATTCGCACTTCCCTCCTGGCTCTGAGAGGGTATGTACTGCGAAGTCAGTGAGTACGGTCAATAACAGGAAGGGTAGTTCAGCAGACCTTTCAGTAACAGGCAGCATCCTTCCTGATGTGGTGACAAAAGACATTTCTTTCAGTGGTCCACAACCCATTGCAATAGCGGCTAACTCAGGTAAGACCCTTTCTGATACTTCAAACAACCAAAGTACGAAAACACGtctgaaagaaaaggaggacaTTTCTCCAACAGCTGCACCACAAACGTCCACTTTATCAACCCCTCCCAAGCCAGACAGACTTTTAGACAACTCTTTTTATTCTACTTCAACAAATAAGAATGGTGTACAGAAGGGAAGCTCTGCAAACTGCTATCAGCCTGCTACTGTAAgtacaaataaaaatcagaagagtTTACTCCTCCACAGGAGGGAGAAGAGTTCTCGTGGAAGGATCAGTAACACGGAGCGTGCTGATGGGCCACTGCCTCCCAGGGAGGACGCAGAAAGGGACAGTACCAAAGTCAAACAGGGAATAAATTTCCTCCACCAAACCACCCCTCTGTATAATAACAAATGCAGTGGACTGCAGTTAAGAGCTGATACCTCAAGAAGTAATGCAAATGATTTAAACTCTTCTAGCAAAATGCTGTCAGAGTCTCAGAACAAAGCATTTGAGGTAAGCACAACTTCCAGTGCTGATCGATCACTTCAGCTAGACAAAACGATCAGCACAGATAAAGATGAGTTAAAGaactcaaaaattaaaaaagaacaaaactcaGAGAGTACTCAGATGGGTAAAGACTGTAGTGGTTTGCAGGAATCAGAAAGGCCCAGTGAGGGTAGCGCGAACATTAACAGTAAAGATAAAGCCGTCAGGGCTGCACAAGACCAAAAATTAACACAGAGTGCAGAAAACGAGAGCAAGCTTCTCTCTGACTGCACAAGAGACAAAGTCAAAGAtatagaaaaaaggaaaaacagagcctccattaaaaataaactggcaGCTGTTTGCAAAACCAGCCGAAAATTTTCAAGTAAAAATTTACCCCCCAAACCACACATaagtaatattttttcacagaatgATGGGAATGCCATGTCTTTAGAGGCCAGCATGTCCCCTGACTCACTGGTTTCAGCAGATTGCCATCAGTCATCTCTGCAGTCTGAGAATGAAAATCAGAATCAGAGTCCAGACCCTGACAGGAatacacaaatacagaaaacagctgAGAATAGTAAGAGTGAAAATGTGAATGATCCTTCTTTGCTAGTTAACAACTTAAATTGGAAGTCTTTTGCAAGCTTATACACCCAGAAGGAAGCCATCAGTCCCAAAAAGACTACAATGAAAGTAGAAAATAGGCCAAATCTTTCAACCCTATTTCCAGATAAAGCGGTAGCCACAAGAAATAAGAATTCCCAAACGCTTGATTTGGGGTTAGAAAACAGAAGCCAGCCCACCTCACTCAGTGCTACTACACCAGACCCAGTGGTTGGTGAGAAAAAAAGAGCTAGCAGCAGTGCTTGCAGTCCTCCCCTGCCACTCTTAACTGACAAAAACTCAAACACATTTGTAAATAATTGCTTGCAGACGGACATATGTCCAAAGCAAAATCTGACTTCTCAGACTGCGCTTGGCGAGCATCAAAACACCGCCCAGTCCAATAGCTTAAAAAACGCCAACTTGCAGAGCTATCTGTTGTGCAAGAATCGAGCAAAAAATCAACGAGAGCGTCACCTTTCTGAGGGTATTTGTGCTCAAGATTCCCATGAGACCTTTGCCTCTGGAAGCAATATTCTGCCAAAGGACAGCATACATGGGAAGAGGTTTAAATCTTCCTCAGAGCTGTTGTCTTGTGATGAAAATGAGAACTGGGCATCAGACGATGAGAAATGCTACAGCACTAGGAATTTGATGTATCCTTCCGTTGAATTTGGTATATTTGGCAAAGAACAGCAGCTGGCCTTCCTGGAAAACATCAAGAGGTCCCTCACAGAAGGGCGATTATGGAGACCTTGTCTTCTTAACAACCCTGGTGCTCTCCGAGATGGGGAGACCCCTTCCATAAACAGGGCTACGCTTTTCAGCTCGAGTTCTGCTGGGAGCAAAATATCATCAGCTGCCTCATCCCCCCGAGAGCTGACGGACATCTATCAGGAAGACCCAGCTTCTTACTCAGACTCGGACTCTGATACTACCACAGACGATGAATATTACCTAGACGAGATAGATAAGGAATCAGAGCTGTGA